The segment ttttagctccccattaaaaatgtgctgcgattgtaattccgttaccacagaatcgcccttctattttactcttcctttttacatatttagatataccttagtatactagcatagttccaccttagaattggaatataatatataagatatatcttactgaattttcatgtcactttagttaaggtgtaataAGTTGCATTgctttgtgtgtatgttgtcatcattaattttcatagagaaatttgtgacattcatgagactcaggtgaatgatgataaaaggttagatagcatgtcatatcactgcaatgctctgccatgccgtacacagcaggtacattttaatggaAAAAACGTGCGCTTTAACTGGCACACGGCATGCGCTGGCATGTGCCAtgcggattgtaattaaagtgcaccctagccagctgctactatGTAGTagataaagtgtgatgcttgctacctgaccttagtaccatgtgaactgcgaaaataagggctccaaagAGCGGATCGTGatttaatatataaggctgaccgtgtgtgtgtttgcgcaccTACGCTTTCAACTTAAGGTCCCCAGTCACCTCCCCCTTGGTTCCGCCAGTCACCAGAGCAAGCTTGGTGTCAATTGCTTaaatactgtggctgtgcatagtgaacacacacacacgcacacacatgtggtcagctttatatattaaatttgatgggtgtcttgtcccacagcaacattaaaatagtgCACAAAGTTTTTTCTGGTAGCAATTTATTCTATTAAGTGtccatttaattcattaaacatttaatattcagttttattataaatcATTGAACATGTGTCCGGGAATCTCCAGGAAttgtcaccttatcgtggtgaaGAGGTTTCTGTGTCCCTATGAACCTGTGAgcggtgttgtctggagcctttgtgctcctggtagggtctcccatggcaaattggtctcaggccagGGGAAAGACTACAAATGGTTCACAAATGGTTCCATGCACAGCCTCGgcccggaaccactctccttgatagggattGGACCGTTTTCTTCTCTGGAGTTTCCCAGTGTGTGATGGACCTTATGGGCCTCATTGCACCAGACTCAGTTTGTGCCTGGTagttttttaattcttttttttattgcagTCATTATAGACTGTTAGTTATGCGCAacgcaatgccgtgatgaagccttccagcacatgttggggcatgtccagctcatgcacaatcacaatcggataatcacacgactgaaaagcaaccggaatccatctgaaagctatctcaaagccgtcctgtgagtccaacaccgaggtggttttgtcccgcgtaatgaacagctccgtggcgcatccctccgcttttctttccatgaaaaaaactcctgtaacagtggaatgtgccgaaaaagtgctgatgtccgcgtctcctgcctttttgtgaaagtcagacgagatcccggatcaacaaagccttcacgttggaaatgatctggttgtttcagcggggtctgagcatgtcgatcggcgctgggatcggcactctcagcagttgtgggccatccttaaagcggcagtaacactccttaatctttataatccccataaaatcgtccctgaaagccatattaattttccgaacggtgtccacctggaggtctctcacagtttctggaaaaaaattgatgcagcaaagctccaaatcattcagacatttattcacaataaaaaaaacgacgagagggtggaccagtgctcacacaaagcctgctcacaggtgaatgatgtaaccgacaggcgtgaaaaaactcacgcatgcgcacgaaggttcaaacttgtctgatgcaatcacacgtgattcaaatccatatggtttttgaaaaaaataaaaaggtcggatacttttctaacagacctcatagtgTCAATTTTGAGGTCTGAAAAGAAATTACGCgaacattttgaaacatttgtttgttttatactaCAGAtgcttttgcttttgttttgttttttttacataaaagaaAAGACCCTGCATTGGTTGCAAAGACGCAAGAAAtgcagccgccatcttggagcggtcatcgTATTCCATCACAGGGCACAgtaaaggtttgattttatattggttttttttgttttttttggtcttaatataataaagttgctttgttctgttattttctctcttctgtaaagtgtcttttagcactgtgtaaagcTATTTATTATATAGCTGTTATCTATTACATAACTTTTATAACTTGTATAACTTAtataactttatatatatatatatatatatatatatatatatatatatatatatatatatataagagagagagagagagagagagagagagagagagagagagagagagagagagagagatacagtaagttatatatcagagtatctatctatatatataaatctatatatttctgtggaatgatctccctgcatcaataaagattctgtagagactttcaagtccagacttaagacacacttattttaccttttatatggctagcatactggcatagtatgtttctatgctttttactgttttaattcattttattaggaaacggagaatgctgcagcctcaactttatctaaattctgggtcttttagtgaagctcagggctggtGGCCGGTGatgactttagtatttcttctgtttttcttgttgcttaatgttgacaaattacacGGTATTTGtcattctgatgcttgattctgctgcttttttcttttctctctgaggtggggctccatccagagaaggaTGTGGTAACTCAGGGTTAGCATTTTTCAACTACAACTATAGACATTACTTCCCCTCACTGGGATAGAAGGCAAGAATGTACACGTGAACAAgcataattacctccgccaaggaggttatgttttcggtcgtgtttgtttgtttgtctgtctgacagtaggataactcaaaaagttttgaacggattttgatgaaattttgtggagtggttggaaatgacaagaggaacaagtgattacattttagtggtgatctggatcacgatttctaaaggattcttcaccattgcgggataggagaattttgacattctagtttctaactccacaaaaacaaggcagaaaggcttgaaaaaaattagggtgtaacacagtcaaatgttctatcaaacaataaagtttggtgatgatcggatccggattccggatctggtgatccagaatatgcaaaaatatatggaaaatagaaatatgtcagtgtgaggtgacaaatgaagctagagatgcacaactaacaccaaattgtagcagaatctgtactgattcagtaaggtgtcatcagatttgatgtagcttcaaatgttacggagctagatccagaagaaaaccgcattaccaaaaaattgtttttatacaataacttttgaactaataaagacataaaagtgattccaagttgtagtggtatgttttcatggtcaaggatgtcaaatataaaggaaagaaaactgtatgtatcatagttttggttgtaacactgaattgttgaatagatcactgtgccaaggagggaatctctttagggtcagtgaccctatggccttgtttagagaagtgtttcataaatgttaaaaaattcatatatttgcagtttagttgaataataaattgaattttcttatttgtttttgtctataaacacatgcaatattaatatcagtgctcagatgacagtagcttctgggaaaggtgcaagttgcaataaactgtgatgccaagcgctaaggatacatgctatccagtcacagcagatgaaactttttttactactgagcaaacatcattgttagacttttttaggttcaatgattccacggcatgtagatgttatggcgtcagtgaccccgtgACCTTggaagaggtttgcactctctgagtgcttctagtttaattttagatttatttgttGGCCATTTGCGGCCTGTTAGtaagtccattcggctgctcctttgtttgcactcggggtcgccacagcaaatccaaggtggctctgcatgttgaactggcacaggttttacgccggatgcccgatataccattgaactcataaacattcattatagtATTTGTTGATCATGTAGCTAATTTTAGACTTAAAATTGTGTTAAATAAGTTTGTGTGCTGGTTGAGATTTTAAATTATGCATAGAAATTAATTACCATTTTGAGATGAATTTATTGTGGTTTATAATTTTCACTGCAAATaaggtgtatgtgtgtctgtttaAGGTTTTGACCTGGCTTTTTGGGAAATGAAGCAAAATAAGCAAACTCCTAATAAAGAAAAAAGGAGAAGAAACTTAATGCTTCAGCCTGAGTAAATCCATGCAAATCTTCAACTGTGGGTACACCTCTTTCCGAGTGTGGGGCACCAAAGTATGTGGGACTGTTTTACAGAACTAGATTAAGTGAATATAGCAGTTTGAGAATGTgtcaaatcaaattatttgatgttAGATTTGGGCTCTTTACTGTTTTACGAGCCATCTGAACATGTCAAGTTTAATTTGTGTATTTTTCCTATTACCTTCCTTTGTGTATGTGCTCGgagatcagattcagttctgagTTCATTCTGCTTTCTGTGCCATCACTGCTGATGTGACTGCTGTGAGATCACATCACGgtcacttacaaacaggaaaaaacaacaaaaaaagattcaggaacaaatatcacAAGGACTCAGAAATGGATGGACTGTCATCAGAAACTGTAACGAAGGAACAAGGGCCAGAAGgaaagtcagcactgcagaatcacTCATCTACAACAGGCATCTGTCTTCATAAATGTCAAAGGATATAAATCTAAGATGGTCCACAGGCAAACAAGATGATCCTTTGGGTGCTACACCATAGTCAATATGACTGACGGTTGATGACagatataaataaataagacaatGGTGAGACCACtttcacctttaaaaatgcataacTGTTTTAGGTGGTAAaaacaacataatttttttttgtggtgaTCACCTGCGATTTacaaagaagtgtgtgtgtgtgtgtgtgtgtgtgtgtgtgtgtattatccaatttttacaataattttccagcagctggcaactctcTTTTCATtatcatgtacactgacaaaatagcaataataataataataatgaaatttaaaatgaggcttatgtTCAtaattaattgttttttgtttttttaatggagaaaaagaatcacatttgatttcattggcatagGAATGCTTGGAACATTTCAGTAGAGATTTTCTTTTGATCcgcagatgaagaccaaaaattggGAGGGCGGAAAAAAGGCAAACACTATATGGTCAAAGCTAAAACTTTTTACAGACTAGTTAAgtttttacacatttagcctaatatttacaaacaacaaGCTCAGTATTTAGCTAAatattgagacaaatatgcaccttaataaaagagctaattgttcctccctgaaagacataataagcgtctaatgacagacatttagtatCTAAGGGCGTGTTTAGTCAAATGTTCAATTCATTGATGTTTTATATAGAgagttttcagtcatgtgactgatTTGCTGTAGGACAGgtgtcgtctccattctggattacaaggaggtggtgcgtgatagaaaaatggagagaatgtacggttattacgatgctttaaatcctcgagataaagctatttatcgtgatagatgtgtagcagttggttcagtttaTCCGTATCTtatataccagatagtgaatttagtggtgatgtaacgaactggctgaCAGTGTCAGACTGCGATATTATGAACTAGGAAGTTGCTGACCAGGTcaacctcgccggcctcctgcagagcatcacagcggagctctgaaagcggaggtcgtcttgaagtcctgagcgatttctctcaccaggcgctagaagggcagcttgcggatcagcagctcggtgctcgaggaccacaatgtaaattagcatccgtattggaagcgttcttgtgttatcctcagcggtatttttatgtattcttatataattttattgccaaataaaataaaattatgggagcagtggatttctgttagcggcggatgatttttgtggtggtggggtggggagggggggtgctCGGAGGGGGTCTCACCCAGGGAGTAATtgagtgtagaaccgccactggggtggagtgagtggagaaaggtggcaggagtgatttgtgactgaaaacatttgcaagagtgaaggggaaagtctgcaagacagtagtgagaccagctgtattgtacggcttagagacaaaGGCaaaaggcagagctgaagatgttgacatttgctttgggagtgatgagaatggacaggattaggaataaacatatcagagggacagtacaggtaggatggtttggagacaaagtcagagaggcgagattgagatggtttggacgtgcagaggagggacccagggtatatagggagaaggatgctgaagatggagccaccaggcaggaggagagggaggccaaagaggaggtttatggatgtgttgaggaaggacatgcaggtggttggtgtgacagaggaagatacagaggacagggtgagatggaaacgattgatctgctgtggcgccccctaatgggaacagccaaaagaagaagaagcaacaTTAGCAAACAGAAACAGACTACAAACATCAAACATATGAAAACTGAAATGTAATTACTATAGGAAAATACATTTAAATTAAGTTGTAACACACCACATGTCTTATAAACTTAACTAAATTCATCATTCAACACAATGACATTATTATAAACACTGGAAATCAAAAAGGAagaattaaaattttaaacaaaacaaagaaaggaAAGTAATAATGGCACGTGATGAAATCAGTCATACATAAACATCTGACATGTAAatatttgtgttgtgaaagtgtaggaacacggacccacaacagggggcgcaaatgaacggacaatggaggaatcaaataacactgtttttactgttgtgaaaacaggcacaacaacacagccgattacaatattgagactgagtccaataacaacggtgtcgtgtgggcaggctcgacgataggagacgtctgtccaagtcgaaccggaaccaacccgatttcctctaccaccgaaccccgggaatactggagccgccaagtcccgaatccccaggtggccactgcctccgctcgtcggatccggtactgctggcaaggaacaaaaacagtcaggtgtggatgcgactgcacccagtaacacggagggtggagagtccacctccacctctcgttaacaatgatacaggagtgtaggaaggtgagtacttatccaaaagttgttcagtagtcagctgtcctacaaatgctccacaagaaatacaacaatggttagttatatgtatgggcagagattgttacctctttggtcaggcgatatctcggcaaatgaggtggagatgccgtcctgctgatatacctccgtattgattgggatcagctgtctccagtgatggatgacagctgtcgtcctggctgctcccgtaaggcggcagcgccctccggtgcctggagcccgcactccaggcagggcgccctctagtggtggtgggccagcagtacctcctcttcagcggcccacacaacaatttgacTTTTATTAGATAATTATTTCTTGTTAATATTAAGTGCTACAAACTGATATGCAAATTCAGTATGGGAAACAATGACCAATTAACTGATTGCCCGGACCGGATTGCCCTTagtaaaggaccccggaccccgtactcccggagcaccccccacagggtgcacagagggacacggtcgaacgccttctccagatccacaaaacacatgtggactggttgggcgaactcccatgaaccctcgagcacgcgatggagcgtgtagagctggtccagtgtgccacgaccaggatgaaaaccacactgctcctcctgaatacgaggttcgaccatcggtcgaattctcctctccagtactctggaatagaccttaccggagaggctgaggagtgtgatccccctatagttggaacacaccctcctgtcccccttgttaaacagagagaccaccaccccggtctgccaatccagaggcactgtccccgatagccccgcgatgttgcagaggcgtgtcagccaagacagtcccacaacatccagagacttaaggtactcaggacggatttcatccaccccaggagccttgccaccgaggagctttctaaccacctcagtgacttcggcctgggtaatggatgagtccacctctgagtccccaggctctgcttcctcttcggaagacgtgatgatgggattgatccCAGCTTCTAGATCATGTGATCAATTGAGTCAAAATCCATGTGGAATCattgtgctccactggctgcatgagatacacctcttgtttttacattttaactctattcatattttttttatttttatatgtaaatattagcattttagctcaatagcttgtaggtcatgtgatcaattgattcaaaatcagtgtggaatcattgtgctccactggctacatgagatacacctcttgtttttgcattttaaatcggttcatatttttaattcattttaaatgtAAACATTAGCATTTTCGCTCAATAGCTTCTCAATAGCTTTAAACACAGTATCTCTGGTTTGAatatcccacctttttatttttaaaacaggAAGTTGGTGCTCGACATAGCCGTTTACTATCTCCGCTTGTTTACTGTAACGTCTGCAATCTGGACGCACTTGAAATGTTGAAGTGGCTTACTCAGAGTCGCTCTGTTGCCGGAGCAAAGAAGAGGGGTGCGTAGTCAATACAGTCAATGTACACTTGACAAGTACAATTTGACAATAAGGACAGTAAAGTTCTGTTGGATGTAACTGGTATTACTGTTATCAAAGTgatcataaaaattaaaatagagAGGGATTTTTCACGCTTTGGCTTGTTGATTGTGTACCGAAAAAATcagtattgcacataaacaaccaAAGTATGTGGGACTGTTTGACAGAACTAGATTAAGTGAATATAGCAGTGTGAGAATGTgtcaaatcaaattatttgatgtgaGATTTGGGCTCTTTACTGTtttagtcctgctcacaggctggctaccagagacaggacatgttcacatcctcagtcaaactccagacatctccacgtcgttacatattcagtccctgattggtcattgcggcgcgacaagacgaaaaaattcagatttttcaacttggggaggagggcaacacgacgtgacgtgacgcaatattgcaccacaaacacgccagttgctcaaaatcacttcactcgcatcacttcattcgcgtccatcgcgtcgcgctgcatggcttggcgccaaaacgtgtccttccatagggattacatggcaacctgtagttgctgtcgctcgcgtcgcgcccggtgtgaatgcagcattacgaGCCATCTGAACATGTCAagtttaatttatgtatttttcctTTTACCTTCCTTTGTGAATGTGCTCGgagatcagattcagttctgagTTCATTCTGCTTTCTGTGCCATCGAGATCACATCATGgtcacttacaaacaggaaaaacaaatCTCTTTGCGTCAAAGTTTGCTCCAACTTGCTCGTTGTGTCATTTAACATCGTCTAATATTTTGGGGATTAGGCAGGAAAATATGTCATAAATTAACATCCTCTTTCATACATCGTTTCATTGCTTTTTTTTATTAGATACGTTTCCCTTCTTATTTATTTGAAGGATTTTACGCATGCATTTTGTAACTAtggttgtagtgcagtggtaagacTCCCATCTAACattcagctcttttcaggtttgaatcctgcaagtggcatgttttttttttctttttgtttttctttaaccagaaaaactccctttgagatTAAGAACATCTTTTCCAAAGCAGTCCTGGCCAAGATAAACAGCAGCAAATACAAAGCACAGTTACACTTTTACACAAACAAAGGGCAAATAAAAGATGATAAAAATTGAAATTACAAGCATAGTATAAAAAAAACAAGTGCCACAAAGAGATCTGTGCTGGACTGATTCGGTCTGCTTGTCTTGATCAGCGATTGGACACAAACACTTTAAGTTCAAAGCTGTTTTTTATGCGTGTCGTGAAGTGCACAAACACGCAGATTTTATGCATGTTGTGGGCATCTGAACGCCATTTTTCGCCACGCACATTTAACGGCGTCGTCTTTAATTACGGTAAGAAAAgcgccataataactgacaaaacagcgtttttttaagggctccattgcGGTGTAAAAAAACGGCTTATTGTTTTACACATTACGGTGCATTTAATGGTTTTGTCTTTAATTACGACGTAAAAAGCGCCGTAATTACTGACAAAATGGTGTATTTTTGATGAAACGTGTCTGAAAGTGGCGTAATTGTGGCATTGTTGGCTTGCCATAGTCTACGTGTTCACACATTAGAATTTACATGGCCTGCCGCGAGCAGAGGAGGCGCggaaagaaggggggggggggggattcatgCACGTTTTGTACAACTACAGTTTTCTCTTTAACAGTGAAAAATGTTAAGGCATTCTTcgctcattcactcatcttcaaccacttatttgGAACCAGGTCGCGGGGGTTAAAGCGTCCTTGATAAATAGAGAAAAAAAGGTCATATTTAGGTGTGGTGTGTGCTGTAAAAAAGGTTTTAGATGCTCCAATATTTTGatcattttgattttattttcttcatCACCAGGTCAACAGGAAAACAAAAGACACTAAATGTGAATCTTAAATTATAAAGCCATAAAccctacttccaaaaaaaaaaaaaaaaaagtcattccaTTTAAGGTTTACTGTTtggaacacaaaacaaaacagttgcaGATCATCAGACAGTCAGTAAAATTCATATAAAAACCAGATGGAAAACACTGTCTTATAAACTACAGAAGGCCTAAAGTAaattggggtgggggggctgtTTCTTTTTAATCACAAAAAAAATTTGTAAGATTTAAACCGGGTGCACATTGtatttataaatattacaaaGAACAGTCTTTCGGCAAATCTGTCTGTTACTTTGACAGACACTTGGATGACAAAAATCCAACAGCAAGGCAAACCCCACCGAAAACACCAAACCAGGATTTGCTCATCATGGATGCCTTCATCTTTTGAAAGCTGGCCTCCTGAGCATCCAGCTGTTCTTGAAACCGGTTTTCTTGCTCTTGCCGCTCTTTTCCGGCTTTGGCCTCTTGGATTTCCAATTGTTTTTGGAATTGGGCCCGCTCGACTTCCAGCTCTTTGGAGAATCTGTCTTTGAGTTCAGTCTGCTCTGTTTTGGCTTTGGCCTCTTGGATTTCCAATTGTTTTTGGAATTGGGCCCGCTCGACTTCCAGCTCTTTGGAGAATCTGTCTTTGAGTTCAGTCTGCTCTGTTTTGGCTTTGGCCTCTTGGATTTCCAGCTGTTGTTGGAATTGAGCCCGCTCAACTTCCAGCTGTTTACAGAATCTGTCTTTGAGTTCTGTCTGCTCACTTTTGGCTTTGGCCTCTTTGACTTCCAGCTGTTTACAGAACTCAGCTTCTCTTTCTTCCTGAGTTTTTCTGGATTTGGCCATCTGGGCTTCCAGCTGCCTTTGGTATTTCTCCTCAGTGGCCTTCAGGTCTGTGTCATAGTCCTTCCTCATGGCTGCCATCTGTTTTTTAAAGTGGTCTTTAGCAGCTTCCAGCTCCTGTTTGTGGTTCAGCAGCTCCTCCTGGTCAGCCTCTGAGGGGCCATTTGTTGTTGTCGGAGCTAAAGAGCACATCAGCAAAGATCAGATATAAAACCAAAAAGTAAGAAATACAcaacctgattaaaaaaaaaaaaaacagtacacaaaaatacacaaaggGGTGTGTACTTACCATCCAGGATGTTGATGATGGCATTTGCAGCTTGTGGGCCTTTCTTTCCTTCCACAATGTCAAACTTCACTGTTTGACCGGCTCCCACTCTGGAGCAGTATTTTCTGGGATCGATGTTTCTGATGGCTGTATGGTGAAGAAAGATGTCTTCTTCTGTGTCAGCCTTCCTGATGAAACCATATCCAGCCTTCACATTGTACCACTGGATGGTCCCTGAGATGCCAGTTTCAATGATTTTATAATCCATTGAAACTGGGGCTGTTGGGCTGGATGAACTCTTCATGGCCTGAATAATCTGCTGTTTCCTGGTTTTCTGGCTCATGGTTTCTTGTTGCAAATAGTCAGACTTTTGTGCTGTTGTCTTCCTGTTTCTGTTGTTGATGCAGAAATGTAGAATGAAACACTCACTGCCACCTGTGTACACTCACTTCAACCTGCTTTGTGACCACCAACAGGCTTTGTGACCACCAACAGGCTTTGTGACCACCAACAGGCTTTGTGACCACCAACAGGCTTTGTGATGTCATTGACATCCTTTGGTGTCACTGAGGTGCTGCTTCCTGTCCATCATGCTTTATGATGTCATTAAAGTGCTACAGTGCAGAAATGCTttgttaaaatacaaaacagattaaagactttattgtcatatgtTAATATGGTACACACAGTACAATTAAATTATTACTTGAATGCCTTCTTCACAGACCAGAAAATTAACAAGCAGTACTGTCGCGCTGAGCAGCTATCAGCGGGTGGAAGTTTTGTTCACGTGCACGCGCCTGCCCGGACTGCTTTGACTGGCGCACAATGACTacatattatataatggctgagtggatccttgtgatttgattggtgctttgtatgtcacatgacatggattaattcatccca is part of the Thalassophryne amazonica chromosome 11, fThaAma1.1, whole genome shotgun sequence genome and harbors:
- the LOC117520040 gene encoding switch-associated protein 70-like, coding for MSQKTRKQQIIQAMKSSSSPTAPVSMDYKIIETGISGTIQWYNVKAGYGFIRKADTEEDIFLHHTAIRNIDPRKYCSRVGAGQTVKFDIVEGKKGPQAANAIINILDAPTTTNGPSEADQEELLNHKQELEAAKDHFKKQMAAMRKDYDTDLKATEEKYQRQLEAQMAKSRKTQEEREAEFCKQLEVKEAKAKSEQTELKDRFCKQLEVERAQFQQQLEIQEAKAKTEQTELKDRFSKELEVERAQFQKQLEIQEAKAKTEQTELKDRFSKELEVERAQFQKQLEIQEAKAGKERQEQENRFQEQLDAQEASFQKMKASMMSKSWFGVFGGVCLAVGFLSSKCLSK